The sequence ATCGCCATCCGGCAACATCCACGGCATGCCGCTCGCGGCAAGTCTCGGGATCGGTCACGAGCGTCTCGTCAACCTGTACCAAGACGGTCAGAAGATAAAGCCTGAAAACGTCGTCATCATCGGTGCACGGTCGGTGGATCCGGGGGAACGGGCGCTCATCAAAGAACTGGGCATCAAAGTCTTCACGATGCATGAAATCGATCGGGATGGGATGACAGCGATCATGAACGAAGCGATCGACTACTTGAAATCCCGCAGCGTTGACGGACTGCATCTGTCATTGGATCTCGACGGCCTGGACCCACTGTACACACCGGGTGTCGGAACGCCGGTGCCGGGCGGTATCAGCTACCGTGAAAGTCATCTGGCGATGGAGATGCTTCAGGACTCGGGCCTGCTGACGTCAGCGGAATTCGTGGAAGTGAACCCGATCCTGGATGACAAAAATGCGACAGCGGACGTGGCCGTCGGACTCATCGGCTCACTGTTCGGTGAAAAGCTTCTATAAGCAGGCTAGACGGATCCTTATAAATACAGGCTGCCCGGCGTCACAAAAATGTGACGTCAGCGGGCAGCCTTTTTTCTATTTCAACGAGCTTTAGAAATAACAGAGAAATCCAGCAGGAAATTTGGTAAACTAAATTCAACATGAATGAAACCTGTTGACCCCTTCGCCCGTATAGGAAGGGACAGCCGCAGAAGAAGCGGAGGATGAGAGTCGTTGGATGAATTGATCAATAAACGGATAAATGAAGTGCTGAAAGGAAACCAGGATGCCTTTGAAGAAATAGTACTGCTGTTCCAGCACCGTCTGTACCACGTCTGCTACCGGATGCTCGGCAGCCGGGAAGAGGCACAGGACATCGCGCAGGAAGCGTTCGTCCGCGCGTACTCCAATTTGCATACGTTCGACCAAAAACGGAAATTCTCCACATGGATTTTCCGGATTGCGACCAATCTCTGCATTGACCGCATCCGGAAGAAGAAACCGGATTATTCACTGGATGCGCAGGTCCCGGGAACGGAAGGGCTGGATATGTACTCCCAGATTGCGGCATCCGAGGAGCTTCCCGATGAGGAAGTGGAACGGATGGAAACCCAGGAGCGGGTCCAGTATGAAATCGGCCGGCTGCCGGAAAAATACCGGTCCGTCATCACGCTCCGCTATATGGAGGAACTGCCGCTTCAGGAGATTGCGGACATACTGGATATCCCGCTCGGCACCGTAAAAACACGCGTGCACCGAGGACGGGAAGCTTTACGAAAACAGATGGGTACAATGTAGGAGGGGTAAGGATGACTAAATGTCCAATAGAAGTTGTCCAGTACATGCACGAGTACCTGGATGGAGAGATTG comes from Sporosarcina trichiuri and encodes:
- the rocF gene encoding arginase, which produces MEQQLNISLLGMPLDYGQSRRGVDMGPSAIRYAGAQQRLEAIGHDVTDTGDVNVPVGERVGQETSGLKNLEEVTAACTELAERVAAIVSSKRFPLVFGGDHSMAIGTLAGLADHYSNLGVIWYDAHADINTSETSPSGNIHGMPLAASLGIGHERLVNLYQDGQKIKPENVVIIGARSVDPGERALIKELGIKVFTMHEIDRDGMTAIMNEAIDYLKSRSVDGLHLSLDLDGLDPLYTPGVGTPVPGGISYRESHLAMEMLQDSGLLTSAEFVEVNPILDDKNATADVAVGLIGSLFGEKLL
- the sigW gene encoding RNA polymerase sigma factor SigW, coding for MDELINKRINEVLKGNQDAFEEIVLLFQHRLYHVCYRMLGSREEAQDIAQEAFVRAYSNLHTFDQKRKFSTWIFRIATNLCIDRIRKKKPDYSLDAQVPGTEGLDMYSQIAASEELPDEEVERMETQERVQYEIGRLPEKYRSVITLRYMEELPLQEIADILDIPLGTVKTRVHRGREALRKQMGTM